TGAAACAGCTGCCCCTTGAGGAAAGGAATATCGCGCGCGTGCTCGGCGGCAGCGGTTATCATACCTGGCATGTCGGCAAATGGCATTTGGGCCTTGAGCCGTATTGGCCGGAGAAACAGGGCTTTGACGTGAATGTCGGCGGCTGTCAGATAGGGCATCCGCATCACGGATATTTCTCACCCTGGAAAATACCGACGCTTTCCGAAGGCAGGGACGGCGACTATCTCGGCGACAGGCTCACCGATGATGCGATAGCGCTCATAAAGGGTAAAAAAGATGACAAGCCGTTCTTTTTGAATTGGTGGATGTATGAAGTGCATTCGCCGATACAGGCAAAGCCCGCACTCGTCGAGAAGTACAAGGCGAAAGCAGAACGCATGGGACTTGATGCGGTGACGCCCTTCGAAGAAGGCGGTTTTTATCCATGCGAACACAAGAAGGAAAAACGCATCATGCGTCGTCTGGTACAGTCCGATACGGCGTACGCAGCGATGATAGAGAATGTGGATGCCAATGTCGGACGGCTCATTGAGGCGCTCAAAGATGCCGGGGAATACGAGAACACGGTGATAATATTCACGTCCGATAACGGCGGTCTTGCCACTGCGGAAAGTTCGCCTACCTGCAATGCGCCGTATGCCCAGGGCAAGGGCTGGGGATATGAAGGCGGCGTACGCGAGCCGCTCATCATCGCCGGGCCCAACGTCCCCTGCGGTGCGCTCTCTCAGGTGCCGGTGACGAGCACCGACTTCTTCCCGACAATGCTTGCGATGGCCGATCTGCCGGCGCTCCCGGAGCAGCACTGCGACGGCATCGATATCACCCCGGTACTCAAGGGTGCATCATCGCTTGACCGCGAGGCGATATACTGGCATTATCCTCATTACGGCAATCAGGGAGGCACCCCGTGCTCTGCGGTGCGCGCGGGAAAATGGAAGCTCATCGAATTCCATGAGGATTGGCGCGCCGAGCTCTATGATCTTTCATCGGACGTGGGTGAAAAGAACGATATCGCCGGCGAACACCCCGATGTTGCGAAAAGGC
The genomic region above belongs to Spirochaetota bacterium and contains:
- a CDS encoding sulfatase, which codes for MKKPNFVFILMDDMGARDLSCYGSAFYETPNIDALAAEGMRFTDAYAACPVCSPTRASIMTGKYPARVGVTDWIDHRTFHPCRGKLIDAPYVKQLPLEERNIARVLGGSGYHTWHVGKWHLGLEPYWPEKQGFDVNVGGCQIGHPHHGYFSPWKIPTLSEGRDGDYLGDRLTDDAIALIKGKKDDKPFFLNWWMYEVHSPIQAKPALVEKYKAKAERMGLDAVTPFEEGGFYPCEHKKEKRIMRRLVQSDTAYAAMIENVDANVGRLIEALKDAGEYENTVIIFTSDNGGLATAESSPTCNAPYAQGKGWGYEGGVREPLIIAGPNVPCGALSQVPVTSTDFFPTMLAMADLPALPEQHCDGIDITPVLKGASSLDREAIYWHYPHYGNQGGTPCSAVRAGKWKLIEFHEDWRAELYDLSSDVGEKNDIAGEHPDVAKRLRRMLAAWRFEVGAMLPQPNPDR